In the genome of Oceanispirochaeta sp., the window AACTGATGTGACCCTACAAGATTATTATATCCCCCGGAAGATTCTGATCATTGATGATGAGGAGCATATACTGCAGATGATCCGGATGAATATGAAGACTCAAGGATACGGCTGCCTGACAGCGTTAAGCGGAGAAGAAGGATTTGCGCTGGCCAGGAAACACATCCCCGACCTCATTATTCTGGATGTCATGATGCCCGGAATGGATGGAGTGGAAACATGCCGCAGGGTGAAAGAAGATCCTCTTACCAGAAGGATTCCCGTTTTGATGCTGAGTGCCAAGAGTCAGGGGGATGATAAAATTAAGGGGCTTCAGGGAGGGGCAGATGATTATATCACCAAGCCTTTCAGTCTCCAGGAGCTCTTTCTGAGAATTAAGGCGG includes:
- a CDS encoding response regulator transcription factor; this encodes MTLQDYYIPRKILIIDDEEHILQMIRMNMKTQGYGCLTALSGEEGFALARKHIPDLIILDVMMPGMDGVETCRRVKEDPLTRRIPVLMLSAKSQGDDKIKGLQGGADDYITKPFSLQELFLRIKAALRQVDLLSSPKPGIYQVGSLLLDMDKYQLTIQGERVDLTMTEFRILHLMMKIPGATVDRDEMIKEIFDMAPSEMGRTLDVHIRNIRKKLEFQHPADCSIETIRGRGFRLIETT